In Papaver somniferum cultivar HN1 chromosome 1, ASM357369v1, whole genome shotgun sequence, a genomic segment contains:
- the LOC113317799 gene encoding zinc finger protein ZPR1-like has product MSSSNNPIPITDVRSAVEAVSAEDDSQTPLHQIESLCMRCHENGMTSILLTRIPNFREVVLMAFECLHCHERNNEVQFAGQLQPKGCSYCLKVPAGDQKMLNRQVVKSDSATIKIPELDFEIPTEAQRGTLSTVEGVLLRAVNELEALQDERKRVDPETAEALDHFLVKLNSCAKGDVSFTFILDDPSGNSFIENPFAPSVDPSLTLKFYERTDEQQAMLGFVVDPSSEGQTGSNASQGESNGPDGTTKVPHGSVGAVAFQRSIAQGNSENFAASLFRYSTPDEVMTFPSTCGSCAIPCETRMFVFNIPYFQQVIIMASTCDGCGYRNSELKAGGHVPEKGKKITVLVKNQADLSRDVIKSDHASVSVPELDLELGCGTLGGLVTTIEGLITKICENLDCVQGFSCGGDSSDPWTKTKWQEFSERLRKLLNVEEPWTLILDDGLARSFVSPVTEVIEDDHQLIFEEYERTWAQNEELGLNDIDTSLADMYYDNNPTTTATNAPSKIN; this is encoded by the exons ATGAGTTCAAGTAATAATCCAATTCCTATAACTGATGTAAGATCTGCAGTTGAAGCTGTTTCTGCTGAAGATGATTCACAAACACCCCTTCATCAGATTGAAAGTCTTTGTATGCGTTGCcatgaaaat GGTATGACAAGCATACTATTAACGCGGATTCCTAACTTTCGAGAG GTAGTGTTGATGGCTTTTGAATGCCTACATTGTCACGAGAG GAACAACGAGGTTCAGTTTGCTGGTCAGCTCCAACCTAAAGGGTGTTCTTATTGTCTCAAGGTCCCGGCGGGTGATCAGAAG ATGCTCAACCGGCAGGTGGTCAAATCTGATTCAGCCACCATCAAG ATACCAGAACTGGATTTTGAAATTCCAACAGAAGCTCAACGTGGTACATTGTCAACG GTTGAGGGCGTATTGTTGCGAGCTGTCAACGAATTGGAAGCCCTTCAAGATGAACGAAAG AGAGTGGATCCTGAGACAGCTGAAGCTCTAGATCATTTTTTAGTGAAATTGAATTCCTGTGCAAAGGGAGATGTATCCTTCACCTTCATTCTTGACGATCCATCGGGAAACAGCTTCATCGAGAACCC GTTTGCTCCATCTGTGGACCCATCGTTGACCCTTAAGTTTTATGAGAGGACTGATGAGCAGCAAGCTATGTTGGGTTTTGTTGTCGACCCATCTTCAGAAGGTCAGACTGGAAGTAATGCATCACAAGGAGAAAGTAATGGTCCTGATGGAACAACAAAAGTGCCACACGGGTCAGTTGGAGCTGTAGCCTTTCAACGGTCTATCGCTCAGGGTAACAGTGAGAATTTTGCTGCATCCTTATTTAGGTATTCAACACCAGATGAG GTAATGACATTTCCATCGACTTGCGGATCTTGTGCTATCCCTTGTGAAACCCGAATGTTTGTCTTCA ATATCCCATACTTCCAACAAGTGATCATCATGGCATCAACTTGTGACGGTTGCGGTTACCGAAATTCAGAG CTGAAAGCTGGTGGCCACGTCCCtgaaaaaggaaagaagataACAGTTCTTGTTAAGAACCAGGCTGACCTAAGCCGTGACGTGATAAAG TCGGATCATGCAAGTGTGTCTGTGCCAGAGCTTGACTTGGAGTTGGGATGTGGCACATTAGGTGGACTTGTGACAACAATCGAAGGATTGATAACAAAAATTTGTGAAA ATCTTGACTGTGTACAGGGATTTAGCTGTGGTGGCGATAGTTCTGATCCATGGACAAAAACCAAGTGGCAAGAATTTAGTGAAAGGCTACGCAAG CTTCTGAATGTGGAGGAGCCTTGGACTTTAATCCTTGATGATGGGTTGGCACGATCATTTGTATCGCCAGTTACAGAGGTCATTGAAGATGATCATCAGCTAATCT TTGAGGAGTACGAGAGAACATGGGCACAAAATGAAGAGTTAGGCCTGAATGATATAGATACTTCGTTAGCCGATATGTATTACGACAATAATCCTACTACTACTGCTACCAACGCCCCATCAAAGATAAACTAA